A genomic window from Cricetulus griseus strain 17A/GY chromosome 4, alternate assembly CriGri-PICRH-1.0, whole genome shotgun sequence includes:
- the LOC100752205 gene encoding phospholipase A2, translated as MKLLLLVSLLTAGATAHRIRRRSLWQLRNMIQCTIPGSHPLKDYNYGCYCGFGGSNAAVDELDMCCQTRDHCYDQANELESCTFLDSPYTTTYSYSCSENEVTCSDENNACEAFICNCDQQAATCFSKAPYNKDNKSIHC; from the exons ATGAAACTCCTTCTGCTGGTCTCTTTGCTCACAG CCGGTGCTACTGCACACAGGATCAGGCGTCGGTCTCTGTGGCAGTTACGTAATATGATTCAGTGCACCATCCCTGGGAGTCATCCCTTGAAGGATTACAACTATGGCTGctactgtggctttggaggctcaaACGCTGCAGTGGATGAGTTAGACAT gtgCTGCCAGACTCGCGACCACTGCTATGATCAGGCGAACGAGCTGGAAAGCTGCACATTCCTAGACAGCCCCTACACCACTACCTACTCATACTCGTGCTCTGAGAATGAGGTCACCTGCAGCG ATGAAAATAATGCTTGTGAGGCCTTCATTTGCAACTGTGACCAACAGGCAGCCACCTGCTTCTCCAAGGCTCCATACAACAAGGATAACAAAAGCATTCACTGTTAG